Part of the Bacillus andreraoultii genome is shown below.
ATGATAACCTCGAGAACCGATTTGTTAAATGGATGTTGCTCAGGATGATACACAAGTTAGATGATTTGATTAGAAGAATAGAAAATAAGGAGAATACTTGGTTTCAGGTGGAGCAGGACCCAGAGCTACTGAAACGGATTCAATCGATGAAAGGTTTTCTCGTGCGAACGTTGAAACAGCCTTACTGGATACAAATATCCAAGTTAGATCGAACAGTGCTTAATTTAGTCATGCAAATGAAGCCTGGTTATCGGGAAGCCTATAAGACCTATCTGATTTTAATGAAAGGAATTATGCTACAGGGGGAAATGTTAAGGATGTCTCTAAAGGATGTTGCAACTTTGTATGAATATTGGACGTACTTGAAAATGGGACAAATTTTACGAAAACATTATGAAACAGAGGAACAGAATATTGTAAAGGTAAAATACGGTTCCTTATTTGTCCATTTAGATGAGTCGGCGTCTGCTAAACAGGTGTTCCAGCATCCAGAAACAGGAGAAAGGATTATTTTATCCTATCAAAAACGAGAAGACCGTTTGCCTACAGTTAAGCAAATTCCTGATATCATGTTGGAAATTCAGAAAAAAGACATTCCGTATTCCTATAACTATATATTTGATGCGAAATATCGAATTAATTTCGGTTACAGTTTGTCAGACAATGGTAGTGAACCTGGTCCGATGGAAGAAGATATTAACACGATGCACCGTTACCGTGATGCGCTCGTTGTTCGGAATGGTGAACCATACGAACGCCATGCCTTTGGTGCCTATGTGCTGTTTCCTTGGCATGATGAGGACAATTATGAAAACCATCCTTTTTATAAAAGTATTGGTGAGGTGAATATTGGTGGTTTGCCGTTTTTGCCAAATTCAGTGAAGCTAGTTGAGCGATTCGTGGAACGGTTGGTAAACAGTAATCCTGAGGAATTGCAGGAAGAGGGGATTTTACCACGGGGGTCTATTTCACATTGGGAATCGAAGTTGGAAGATAAAGTTCTTGTTGTATCGGTGAATAATCCGGATTGGTATACTACGGTTAAACGACAGTTGAAATTGCAAATTAAATCAAGTGTTCTGAAAAAAGAATGGGAAAAGGCAAAGCTCATCGCTCTATATGTTACGCAAGACGTGGCTGAAATGGTGGGCGAAGAAAACGGGATTACCTATTATAGTGAAATAGAAAATGTTGATATCATACTTGGTCAAGATGAGGCTTTTGTACAATTCCATTTGAAAGCATGGCACATATTAAAACACACCATTCGGCCGGTCGGCTATGGAATACAAAGTAATCTCGTCACAACAATTAATTTGCTTAAACAATCTGAAGAGCTACCAGAGCTGTTCATGAAGTTTGGTGAAGAGAAGAAGTTGTGGCGGATGTTGAGAAGGCTCACTTCCAAAGTTAAGACGAACCTAGATTCCATTGATATGGACAAGGCCACAAAAATCCAGGCCTACCAATTAGGATTCTATTCGATAGATCTAGACGTCCCGAGCAGAGAAATTCACGTTACCCACTATGATGAAGTAATAGAAACGATACCTTTGGAACAACTGAAAAACGAACCAACTCTAGTATTCAAACAGCTAAAAGACATAATATATAAATGGGGACAGGTTCATTGACCCATCTGAGTCAATGAACCTGTCAAGAAATCCAATTTTATATAATTCCTACAAGTGGAATATTAACACATACAAACCATATCACGTAAGGACTATAATTAGTTCAGTTTCGTAGTTTTAAGCCCAAGTAGTATCCTTGGTCGTTAGATGATGAGGAAGCATGTCTTTTTACAAGTGTTCTCGAAAAAATGATCTTTTTAAGTGGGTTAGTGAAGGACAAACCGGGCGCATTTCAACCTGGACATACAGAAGACTATACAGAGACCGTGCAAAATTCAAATATTCAACACAATAAACAAATAGAAGGGATTCCATGGGAGCTTTGGGTAAAAAAGGAGGGAGCAAAAGTCATCGAACCTGTATGTAAAAAGTTTAATAGTCAACTTCTTGTCGTCAAAAACTTGCCAATCATTGAAGATGCACTGGAATAAATGGAAAAAAGTTGCCGCATTTTTAAAATTATAGGGATAGACATCCATGCAAAAAACTTAAAAAATGGTGGTTGAAAATAAGCGATTTTGACAAAGACATTGTTCCTTTTCACCTAGTTTATTTTCAGGATAGGCCAATCGCTTCAATTGATTAAAAATTGGGGCGATGAATCTGTCCCCACGTACCTTTATTGCTATCAAGGTGAATGAAATTAAATAAGTCATATAAAATGGAATAGACCATACGTTCAGGTTTTGTTATTATAGCAATAGTCTGGTAATCTCAAGAGTGGTCAACATTACCCCCTAGTAAAGGGGGTGATGCCTATGATGACAACTTTTCAAGCGCTAATGCTAATGTTAGCATTTGGTAGTTTGATTGTGTCGATTATATCATTTAAAAACAAAAAGTAACCCACCCTTGAGTTGAAGAGCTCCGATAGGGTGGATTACTCCTTATGAGCTGACTCCCTTAGAGGGAACCTGCTATTGTGTGGACCGTTGGGTATTAGCCTACCCGCAGTCTTTTTAAATTTTATGCATATTCTAATAGTAGTATAACCAATTTGAAAGGAAAATGGAATGTATTCCTCTGATTAATTTATAAAGATTAGGTGGAGGGATAGGAAGCAATATAAAAGAAATCTTTCGTACGTTCGTGTTATGAAAATGTATAAAATAAATAATCAGGTAATCTCAAGAGTGGTCAACATGCCCATCGTAAAAGGTAGGATAACTTCTCAAACTCTAATAATTATGATCGTATTAACAGTTTAGAAATTAAGTAAAATTCACTGTCACTGCCATAATTTTTAAAAAGTATTGTACTTTAATTGAGAATTATTATCAATTGCTGTATAGTTGGTAGTAGTAAATATTTTATTAGAAAGGATGAACTACCCGATGCAAATATATTGGACGAAAATGAATAGGATTATTGAGGAAACGGCTGAGGTGAGAACATTTTTACTGGACATTCCAGAAGACTTTACTTGGGAAGAAGGTTCGCACACGCATTTTGCCTTGGAGGGCTTCAATGCCGGGGATAAACCAAATAAGAGCCTGGTTCGCCATATGTCCATCTCTACTTTACCGCATGAAGGTGTCATCGGTATTACAACACGTATCCGAAAGCAGTGCTCTGAGTTTAAAGCTATTTTAAGAGATCTTGAGGTAGGCAGTGAAGTGGCGATATTTAAGACTCATTCGAATGTACCATTAAAAAGAGAAGGTGAAAATGTATACCTACTTTCATCAGGAGTGGGTCTGGCAACGTTTAGACCACTTGTACTTGAATATTTTGAACGGCCTAACAATGTCAATTGCATTCATTCCTTGAACATCGATTCATCAAAGAATTTCTTATTTATGGATATTTTTCAATCCAAGTCTGATAAGAAGTTTACGGCACAGTTCGTTGATAACCGTAAAGACTACTATGAAGAAGTGAAAAAGTTAGCTGCGGACAAGGATGGACTTTTCTATGTTGTAGGTAGTGATGAGTTCCTATTGCAGAACATTGAAGTACTACTTGAGAACGGTATCAAGCCAGAACAGATGATGCTCGATAAACGTGAAAAAGAACTACATAAATTTTTCTCAGTTGATTTGTCCGTTTACTAATAACGAAAGATTCAGAAGACAAAGGACTAAGAGGGACAGTACCGGGAGTATCCTTTTTAAAAATGAGTTGTTGAGTGTGTTTGAAAAAGGGGTAATATGTTATGAAACGTGAAAATATACCGAAACACATTATTGCGGTATCGGCATTTGTTACAAATGAAAATAATGAAGTTCTTTTAGTGAAAGTTCAATGGAGGTCGGATACTTGGGAAATGCCAGGAGGACAAGTAGAAGAGGGAGAAGCACTTGATATCGCCGTTGCAAGAGAGGTCTTAGAAGAGACAGGTTTGGTTATTCAACCAATTGGTATTACTGGAGTTTATTATAATGCTACGAAACGAATATTATCCGTTGTTTTTAAAGCAAAATATATTAGCGGAGAAATAAAGGTTCCCCCTGAAGAAATAAAAGAAGCAAAATTTGTTGAGTTAAATGAAAATAATATTGAAAAATACATTACACGTCCACATATGAGATCTCGAACACTTGATGCAATGTATGCAAAGAATACGATTCCATACGAAACTTGGGAAGTTGATCCCTATAACTTAAAAGGAAGGTTATTCTAAGTTTTGGGATGTCGTGTTTGAAAGAAGGGATTATGGCCTTTCGTTGAAATAGTACTGGAGTGGTATCTTAATTGTAGAAAAACAGCCCTTAATTATCATTCTCAACTATTGCATGTTTTGAGAGGAACAGATACATATAGTTTTAATAGGGACCAGTGGATACAGAACACTCGTCCCAATTAATCAAAATTGAGTGGATGTATTTGCCTTTACTTTACTCATATCTCCCACACACATAAGATAGATAGTTTCCCGGACCACTCAGTATTTCAAGGCCTTGATTCTCTAGTTCTCCCCAAATTTTTCGGTCAAGGGAATAGGGCGAGTTCTCCTGTCGAGTTTGAAGTTCTTCCTCCGTAATTTTCAATACGAAATCTTGATCTTCCTTTTTTACAGTAAAATAG
Proteins encoded:
- a CDS encoding putative holin-like toxin, producing the protein MTTFQALMLMLAFGSLIVSIISFKNKK
- a CDS encoding restriction endonuclease-like protein; this translates as MENTREPKLLLTIETPDLSLYIKGVPYDQRYLSLSQYRKYLDLETNTMELKIVGERDKAQVYDVSSDSLVDYGKKSFPPIFFENGVYQIVITPKKSESIEFYHEHPGLRKAVSWVGEKEHPLLMGQLDYRNEVGYSTFSILKNGIEVLQVTLEIFPSKLSYKEDYQNLLQEVNDEIYNLAFHFIRKTYLTGSTVSSGKSTASEFFRLIECFFPSFIKAIKQIEAFPHHQLQKEYEVVRGDRIGKTDNRTRKYLQNQPHLFEKIEEGISFHDQKLLPIKGLNVKKIITYDNLENRFVKWMLLRMIHKLDDLIRRIENKENTWFQVEQDPELLKRIQSMKGFLVRTLKQPYWIQISKLDRTVLNLVMQMKPGYREAYKTYLILMKGIMLQGEMLRMSLKDVATLYEYWTYLKMGQILRKHYETEEQNIVKVKYGSLFVHLDESASAKQVFQHPETGERIILSYQKREDRLPTVKQIPDIMLEIQKKDIPYSYNYIFDAKYRINFGYSLSDNGSEPGPMEEDINTMHRYRDALVVRNGEPYERHAFGAYVLFPWHDEDNYENHPFYKSIGEVNIGGLPFLPNSVKLVERFVERLVNSNPEELQEEGILPRGSISHWESKLEDKVLVVSVNNPDWYTTVKRQLKLQIKSSVLKKEWEKAKLIALYVTQDVAEMVGEENGITYYSEIENVDIILGQDEAFVQFHLKAWHILKHTIRPVGYGIQSNLVTTINLLKQSEELPELFMKFGEEKKLWRMLRRLTSKVKTNLDSIDMDKATKIQAYQLGFYSIDLDVPSREIHVTHYDEVIETIPLEQLKNEPTLVFKQLKDIIYKWGQVH
- a CDS encoding DUF6930 domain-containing protein is translated as MIFLSGLVKDKPGAFQPGHTEDYTETVQNSNIQHNKQIEGIPWELWVKKEGAKVIEPVCKKFNSQLLVVKNLPIIEDALE
- a CDS encoding NUDIX hydrolase; the encoded protein is MKRENIPKHIIAVSAFVTNENNEVLLVKVQWRSDTWEMPGGQVEEGEALDIAVAREVLEETGLVIQPIGITGVYYNATKRILSVVFKAKYISGEIKVPPEEIKEAKFVELNENNIEKYITRPHMRSRTLDAMYAKNTIPYETWEVDPYNLKGRLF
- a CDS encoding ferredoxin reductase domain-containing protein, with the translated sequence MQIYWTKMNRIIEETAEVRTFLLDIPEDFTWEEGSHTHFALEGFNAGDKPNKSLVRHMSISTLPHEGVIGITTRIRKQCSEFKAILRDLEVGSEVAIFKTHSNVPLKREGENVYLLSSGVGLATFRPLVLEYFERPNNVNCIHSLNIDSSKNFLFMDIFQSKSDKKFTAQFVDNRKDYYEEVKKLAADKDGLFYVVGSDEFLLQNIEVLLENGIKPEQMMLDKREKELHKFFSVDLSVY